The window GCCTAGAGCCTCACGGTGAGCTCGAGGCCGCCCGGATAGGGAAGGGTGAGCGTGCGGAAACGGTTGCGCGGGTCGTTCACGAACGCGAAGTAGTCGGCGTAGCCCTCGCGAAAGCTCTCGGTGTTGTCGGCGACGACGATCGCACCCGGCCGGAGCTGCGCTGCGATCCGCTCGATCGCCGGGCGTGCCATCGGCGTCCAGACGTCCATCAGCACGAAGTCGATCGGCCCCGGCAGCTCCGCCAGGGTCTCGCGCAGGTCGCCCTCGCGCAGCTCGACCAGGTCGGCGAGGCCGGCTTCGGCCCAGTGCGCGCGCGCGGCCGTCGCCTTCTCGGGCTCGTGCTCGGTGGCGATCACCACGCCCGCTCCGCCCTCGTCGTCCAGGTTGTCGCGCACCGCCGCGGCGAGGTAGAGCGTGGACACGCCGTAGGAGGTCCCGGCCTCGACCACGCGCCGCGCGCGCAGCGCGCGACACAGCTGGTAGCAGAGCTCGCCCTTGTCGCGGTCGAGCGCCACGAGCTTGTCGGCGAGGAAGCGCTCGCTGCGCTCGTCGAAGCGCAGCCCGTCACGGGCGCCCTCCTCGCGGACGCGTTCCGCGAAGAAGCTCCCGAGCGCCGCGTCCTGCGCCCGGCTGCGCGCGTGGAGCCGGTCGAGGAGCTGCGCGACACGCGGGTCGTCGAGGGTGCTCATCGGGGCCCCGGCTCGCGCCGGCGGGCGCCGGCACGCATCAGTAGGCGACGCGCGCCTCGAGCGTGCCGTCGTCGGCTCGCACCACCACGAGGCGCGACATGCACGGCATGCAGTATACGCGATCGCCCTCGCGCAGCTCCCGCGTCGAGCGGATCACGACCTTGCAGACCGGGCAGACCACCTCGTTGGGGCCGAGCGGGTCGCCCGGCCCCTTCCGCCGGCGGTAGAAGCGGCGGTACTTCGGCGGCACCTCGTCGAAGTCGGTCTCTTCGAGCAGGAAGCGCTGGCGCGGAGCCTCGTCCGCCTTGCGTTCGAGCGGGTCGACCATCACTCGAACCCCAGGCGCGCCACGGTCTCGAGGTAGTTGCGGCCGAGCTCGGGCCGCTCGCTGGCCGCGAGGCCGAGCTCGCGCGTGGTCTCCTCGAAGGTCTCGAGCACGAGGTGGTCGAGCTCGTTCTTGACCTCGAGCAGCCGCGCCCGGATGTGCGGCGTCGCCTGGATCCGGCGGCCCAGCTCGTTCTCCCCGAAGCCGATGTGGCGCCGCTCGTCCTTCACGATGCCCTGGAGCACGTCG of the Deltaproteobacteria bacterium genome contains:
- a CDS encoding class I SAM-dependent methyltransferase, producing MSTLDDPRVAQLLDRLHARSRAQDAALGSFFAERVREEGARDGLRFDERSERFLADKLVALDRDKGELCYQLCRALRARRVVEAGTSYGVSTLYLAAAVRDNLDDEGGAGVVIATEHEPEKATAARAHWAEAGLADLVELREGDLRETLAELPGPIDFVLMDVWTPMARPAIERIAAQLRPGAIVVADNTESFREGYADYFAFVNDPRNRFRTLTLPYPGGLELTVRL